The following coding sequences lie in one Fusarium poae strain DAOMC 252244 chromosome 1, whole genome shotgun sequence genomic window:
- the RCO1 gene encoding transcriptional regulatory protein rco1 (BUSCO:15635at5125), whose protein sequence is MSMYPHRAMGGGPQANSTRLNELLEQIRVEFESQMRTAENYEHQIAAQVSEMQMVREKVYQMEQTHLGLKQKYEDEISSLRHQLDAARKGGIQGGMPGPPQHAAPSQPPSIAPGNGLFSGIMAGGSQGGLAPPQQGQQPTQQGQPQGAQQPQQSQQGHAPPQEQPLGPQHQMSQGPPGLPVPPHPSAQQAPYSQNYPPGPVPNGMGPQPQSTASPGPGRRGIGRPPGAGGPATPQINTPAPYPGTAASPQVSHPTPDHARMAGPHASAVGNALGDLEVDSVAPHNKKTGNDWYAIFNPQVQRVLDVDLVHSLNHESVVCCVRFSHDGKYVATGCNRSAQIFDVQTGEKVCVLEDHNASDMSADLYIRSVCFSPDGRYLATGAEDKLIRVWDIQTRTIRNHFSGHEQDIYSLDFARDGRTIASGSGDRTVRLWDIEQGTNTLTLTIEDGVTTVAISPDTQFVAAGSLDKSVRVWDLHSGFLVERLEGPDGHKDSVYSVAFSPSGKDLVSGSLDRTIKMWELSAPRQGNNPGPKGGKCVKTFEGHRDFVLSVALTPDTNWVLSGSKDRGVQFWDPRTGTTQLMLQGHKNSVISVAPSPQGRFFATGSGDMKARIWSYRPYS, encoded by the exons ATGTCGATGTATCCGCATCGCGCCATGGGGGGCGGTCCCCAGGCCAATTCTACCCGCCTGAACGAATTGCTTGAACAAATTCGAGTTGAATTCGAGAGTCAAATGCGCACTGCGGAAAACTACGAGCATCAGA TCGCTGCGCAAGTCAGTGAGATGCAAATGGTCCGCGAGAAGGTTTATCAGATGGAGCAGACTCATCTGGGTCTCAAGCAGAA ATACGAAGACGAGATCAGTTCCCTGCGACATCAGCTCGATGCTGCTAGAAAGGGCGGAATTCAGGGTGGCATGCCCGGACCTCCTCAGCACGCTGCCCCTTCTCAGCCCCCCTCTATCGCCCCCGGCAATGGCCTTTTCAGCGGTATCATGGCTGGCGGCAGTCAGGGAGGTCTCGCACCTCCACAGCAAGGTCAGCAGCCAACCCAGCAGGGTCAACCTCAGGGCGCGCAACAGCCGCAGCAATCGCAGCAGGGCCATGCCCCTCCTCAAGAACAACCTTTGGGACCTCAACATCAGATGAGCCAGGGGCCTCCTGGTCTTCCTGTCCCCCCTCACCCCAGTGCGCAGCAGGCTCCCTACTCTCAAAACTACCCTCCTGGTCCCGTCCCAAACGGAATGGGACCTCAGCCACAGAGCACTGCTTCCCCTGGTCCCGGTAGGAGAGGCATTGGTCGCCCTCCCGGTGCTGGCGGGCCTGCGACTCCTCAGATCAACACACCTGCGCCTTACCCTGGAACTGCGGCATCGCCCCAGGTCAGCCACCCAACTCCTGACCATGCTCGAATGGCTGGTCCTCATGCGTCCGCTGTTGGCAACGCCCTCGGTGACCTCGAAGTTGATAGCGTGGCTCCTCACAACAAGAAGACCGGAAATGACTGGTACGCCATCTTCAACCCTCAGGTGCAACGCGTTCTTGACGTCGACCTTGTCCACTCACTCAACCACGAAAGTGTCGTTTGTTGCGTGAGGTTCAGTCACGATGGCAAATATGTCGCAACTGGTTGCAACCGATCTGCTCAGATCTTTGATGTTCAGACCGGAGAGAAGGTTTGCGTGCTTGAGGATCACAATGCCTCTGATATGAGCGCCGATCTTTACATTCGCAGCGTTTGCTTCAGTCCTGATGGTCGCTACCTTGCCACTGGTGCCGAAGATAAGCTGATCCGA GTTTGGGACATTCAAACCAGGACTATCAGAAACCACTTCTCGGGTCACGAGCAAGACATTTATTCGCTGGATTTTGCACGTGATGGTCGCACCATTGCTTCTGGCAGCGGTGATAGGACCGTCCGCTTGTGGGATATCGAGCAAGGTACGAACACTCTCACTCTCACAATAGAGGATGGCGTGACGACCGTTGCCATTTCTCCTGATACCCAATTTGTCGCTGCTGGCTCTCTCGACAAGAGCGTTAGAGTTTGGGACCTGCACTCGGGTTTCCTTGTTGAACGTCTGGAGGGACCTGATGGACACAAGGATAGTGTCTACTCAGTTGCTTTCTCTCCTAGTGGGAAAGACCTTGTTTCTGGTAGTCTCGATAGGACAATCAAGATGTGGGAACTCAGCGCTCCTCGCCAGGGCAATAACCCTGGTCCCAAGGGGGGCAAGTGTGTCAAGACATTCGAGGGTCACCGGGACTTTGTTCTGTCGGTGGCTCTTACTCCTGATACTAACTGGGTACTCTCTGGCTCCAAGGACCGTGGTGTGCAATTCTGGGATCCTCGCACCGGCACTACGCAACTCATGCTGCAGGGACACAAGAACTCTGTCATCTCCGTTGCGCCAAGTCCCCAAGGTCGATTCTTTGCCACCGGTTCTGGTGACATGAAGGCTCGCATCTGGTCCTACCGCCCTTACTCTTGA
- a CDS encoding hypothetical protein (TransMembrane:4 (o79-104i124-143o163-183i238-255o)) — protein MDVVLEVVDTFIADYAYAYFYPKRPAPYDFPSPSNTTDTSAKAFSTWSYKPATQFITLEPAEQAYMSAWDRDNPLRQALTLYLITWIFGLLVYFIVATLSYIFIFDKRTFEHPRFIKNQVRLEIIAANKAMPVMAIITAPFFLLEVRGYGKLYDTTEDGPGLWYDFFQFPLFLLFTDFCIYWAHRWLHHRLVYKYLHKLHHKWIMPTPFASHAFHPLDGFTQSLPYHIFPFIFPLQKMAYVALFVFVNLWSVMIHDGEYLTNNPVVNGAACHSLHHSRFEVNYGQFFTAFDRIGGTYRMPEQWMFERDMKMSEGRWKKEIEKVDELIEEIEGSDNRTYTDSAPSMKKTE, from the exons ATGGATGTCGTCCTAGAGGTTGTCGACACCTTCATTGCCGACTATGCATATGCGTACTTCTACCCAAAGCGTCCAGCTCCCTACGACTTCCCATCACCATCCAACACAACCGACACATCAGCCAAGGCCTTCTCGACATGGAGTTACAAGCCGGCCACACAGTTCATTACATTGGAACCAGCAGAGCAAGCATATATGAGCGCATGGGATCGTGACAATCCACTCCGTCAGGCTCTTACACTGTATCTCATTACTTG GATCTTTGGCCTTCTTGTCTATTTTATCGTCGCAACACTCTCATACATATTCATCTTTGACAAGCGCACCTTTGAACACCCGCGATTCATAAAAAATCAGGTCCGCCTGGAGATCATCGCGGCCAATAAGGCCATGCCAGTCATGGCCATCATCACAGCacccttcttcctcctcgaaGTTCGAGGATACGGAAAACTGTACGACACTACCGAAGACGGACCCGGTCTGTGGTACGACTTCTTCCAGTTCCCACTATTCCTCCTCTTTACCGATTTCTGCATCTACTGGGCTCATCGCTGGCTTCACCACCGTTTGGTCTACAAATATCTGCACAAGCTTCACCACAAGTGGATTATGCCCACTCCTTTTGCCAGTCATGCCTTTCACCCCCTTGATGGGTTTACCCAGTCTTTGCCTTACCACATCTTCCCTTTCATCTTCCCGCTTCAAAAGATGGCTTATGTTGCACTCTTTGTGTTTGTCAACCTTTGGTCTGTCATGATCCACGATGGCGAGTACCTGACCAACAACCCTGTTGTTAACGGTGCTGCATGCCACTCACTTCATCACTCTCGCTTCGAGGTCAACTATGGCCAGTTCTTCACTGCCTTTGATCGCATTGGCGGTACCTACCGCATGCCTGAGCAGTGGATGTTCGAGCGGGATATGAAAATGTCGGAAGGTCGCTGGAAGAAGGAGATCGAAAAGGTGGACGAGCTGATTGAAGAGATCGAAGGTAGTGACAACCGTACTTATACGGATAGCGCGCCCAGTATGAAAAAGACAGAATAA
- a CDS encoding hypothetical protein (TransMembrane:1 (o6-26i)~BUSCO:56225at5125) produces the protein MSYLLYSISFFAIVLGTILFFTRAHWIPHVQHMRPRLPGADYIYSRLPNSFAGDIEAGLTSSNFNLSENVESGDSRAGLDDAAKAEVLAIMKKRRMNFDQARKVYMENRFKANGIGADGLPRDPKFVSFS, from the coding sequence ATGTCATACCTTCTCTACTCCATCTCATTCTTTGCCATCGTCCTCGGCACGATTCTCTTCTTCACCCGTGCCCACTGGATTCCTCACGTCCAACATATGCGACCTCGACTCCCCGGCGCCGACTACATTTACTCGCGACTTCCCAACAGCTTCGCCGGTGATATCGAGGCTGGTCTGACCAGTAGCAACTTTAATTTGTCGGAAAACGTCGAGTCTGGCGATTCGCGCGCCGGCCTCGACGATGCAGCCAAGGCTGAGGTTCTGGCTATCATGAAAAAGAGGAGAATGAATTTCGACCAGGCAAGAAAGGTCTATATGGAGAACCGATTCAAGGCCAACGGTATCGGCGCCGATGGCCTTCCGAGAGATCCGAAGTTTGTGAGCTTCTCTTAG